From a single Rosa rugosa chromosome 7, drRosRugo1.1, whole genome shotgun sequence genomic region:
- the LOC133722560 gene encoding arginine-specific demethylase JMJ22 → MFSCKSLLSKRTKTIKKKKKNKSKNKIRSKNVPTKQNPICEKYQEEEEEIEEEEDSDEVEEGFNLKASAPSHTHGVQPLGNLYLNPGSVNSRNTGLGNLQTLTDELVLEILAFLAGTHLGVLATVSKSFYIFANHEPLWRNLALENLSDRLLYSGSWKSTYIAAHYPSFDVSNISVSGLRVRDFYSDYLFQSWLCANLEMKPEWLERDNIIRRRGISVEEFISDFEEPNKPVLLEGCMDNWVASEKWDRDYLVQLCGDVQFAAGPVEMKLEDYFRYADQVREERPLYLFDPKFGEKVARLGSDYEVPVYFREDLFSVLGNERPDYRWIIIGPAGSGSSFHIDPNSTSAWNAVIKGSKKWVLFPPDVVPPGVHPSPDGAEVACPVSIIEWFMNFYGATKTWKRKPIECICKAGEVIFVPNGWWHLVINLEESIAITQNYASRSNLLNVLDFLKRPNASTLVSGTRDRVNLYDKFRNAIEASLPGTIDHLLQKAEEKKAQQSKPSFWDTVTDSKAGAFKFSF, encoded by the exons ATGTTCAGCTGCAAAAGCTTATTGTCCAAAAGGACCAAaaccataaagaaaaagaagaaaaacaagagcAAAAACAAGATCAGAAGCAAAAATGTTCCCACAAAACAAAACCCCATTTGCGAAAaataccaagaagaagaagaagagatagaggaagaagaagatagtgATGAAGTTGAAGAAGGCTTCAATCTTAAAGCCTCTGCTCCATCTCACACACATGGAGTCCAGCCACTGGGCAATCTCTACCTCAACCCAGGTTCTGTCAACTCAAGAAACACTGGCTTAGGTAATCTCCAAACCCTAACAGATGAGCTTGTTCTTGAGATTCTGGCCTTTTTAGCTGGGACCCACTTGGGGGTTTTGGCAACTGTGAGCAAATCATTTTATATCTTTGCAAATCATGAGCCCCTTTGGAGGAACCTTGCGTTGGAAAATCTCAGTGATAGGCTTTTGTATAGTGGCTCTTGGAAATCTACTTACATTGCTGCTCATTACCCTTCATTTGATGTGTCGAATATCAGTGTTTCCGGTTTGAGAGTGAGAGACTTTTATTCTGACTATCTCTTCCAGAGTTGGCTCTGTGCCAATCTTGAAATGAAACCCGAATGGCTTGAGAGAGATAATATAATCCGCAGAAGGGGCATTTCAGTTGAGGAATTCATTTCCGATTTTGAGGAACCGAATAAGCCTGTGCTGTTGGAAGGGTGTATGGACAATTGGGTTGCATCAGAGAAATGGGATAGAGATTATTTGGTTCAACTGTGTGGTGATGTACAATTTGCCGCTGGGCCGGTGGAGATGAAGCTTGAAGACTATTTTAGGTATGCTGATCAGGTGAGGGAAGAGAGGCCATTGTACCTTTTTGACCCAAAATTTGGAGAAAAAGTTGCAAGATTGGGTTCGGATTATGAAGTTCCTGTGTACTTTAGGGAGGACTTGTTTAGTGTTTTGGGTAATGAGAGGCCAGATTATAGATGGATTATAATTGGACCAGCCGGGTCAGGTTCCTCGTTCCACATTGATCCTAATTCAACATCAGCTTGGAATGCTGTGATCAAGGGATCAAAGAAGTGGGTGTTGTTTCCTCCTGATGTTGTTCCTCCGGGGGTGCATCCCAGTCCAGATGGTGCTGAGGTGGCATGCCCTGTTTCAATAATTGAATGGTTCATGAACTTTTATGGTGCAACAAAGACTTGGAAAAGGAAACCTATCGAGTGCATTTGTAAGGCTGGAGAGGTGATTTTTGTACCTAATGGTTGGTGGCATTTGGTGATCAACTTGGAGGAATCAATTGCCATTACGCAGAATTATGCTAGCAG GAGTAATTTGTTGAATGTCTTGGATTTTCTTAAGAGGCCAAATGCCAGCACTCTGGTGTCTGGAACGAGAGATCGGGTGAACTTGTATGATAAGTTTAGAAATGCTATTGAGGCTTCTTTACCTGGAACTATTGATCATTTGTTGCAAAAAGCAGAAGAGAAGAAGGCCCAACAGAGTAAACCCTCCTTCTGGGATACAGTTACAGATTCAAAG